A genomic region of Micromonospora sp. NBC_01796 contains the following coding sequences:
- a CDS encoding DUF6912 family protein: MRAELVRVYLPATVPMLAALRKQGELPATEAHAVTPMLREWYAEGDEEELEYVAFTRAAQDALRLLREDPDAPRRRVVVSADLPAEAVQRAEVELGSSTVRLDKAVPVGAVAAIHLDDSEAVEDVSAAVAVVNEALAGDEDAQFTVDGVEDHELAWYDISELDDLG, translated from the coding sequence GTGCGCGCAGAACTGGTTCGGGTGTACCTCCCGGCTACCGTGCCGATGCTGGCCGCCCTGCGCAAGCAGGGCGAGTTGCCCGCCACCGAGGCGCACGCGGTGACACCGATGCTGCGCGAGTGGTACGCCGAGGGCGACGAGGAGGAACTGGAGTACGTCGCCTTCACCCGCGCCGCCCAGGACGCGCTGCGGCTGCTCCGGGAGGATCCCGACGCCCCCCGTCGTCGGGTGGTGGTCTCCGCCGACCTGCCCGCCGAGGCGGTGCAGCGGGCCGAGGTCGAGCTGGGATCCAGCACCGTACGCCTGGACAAGGCGGTCCCGGTGGGCGCGGTGGCCGCGATCCACCTCGACGACAGCGAGGCGGTCGAGGACGTGAGCGCGGCGGTCGCGGTGGTGAACGAGGCGCTCGCCGGTGACGAGGACGCGCAGTTCACCGTCGACGGCGTCGAGGACCACGAACTGGCCTGGTACGACATCTCCGAGCTGGACGACCTCGGCTGA
- a CDS encoding helix-turn-helix transcriptional regulator, translated as MEPRFLLLSDVAAELNVSDSQVYHMVRSGELPAIKIGGRGQWRVERAQLEQYIQHKYAETADWVRSNPLIERDPE; from the coding sequence GTGGAGCCCAGGTTCCTGCTGCTGTCCGACGTCGCCGCCGAGCTGAACGTCTCGGACTCGCAGGTCTACCACATGGTGCGCAGCGGGGAGCTGCCCGCGATCAAGATCGGTGGCCGGGGTCAGTGGCGGGTCGAACGGGCCCAACTGGAGCAGTACATCCAGCACAAGTACGCCGAAACCGCCGACTGGGTACGCAGCAACCCGCTGATCGAGCGCGACCCGGAGTAG
- a CDS encoding Rv3235 family protein, with amino-acid sequence MPPLDPPFDDELAGPGWVAGLDGQLALPLSVPVPRVGGSGATDRAPATPVAPAALPPEALATASAEARQAAYRFLSTALEILNGYRPAAHVRPLSVGADATAITEQLVAATRRLGEHRRQRPAVRPPGAGAGHVAVRLRLLRVSEPHQGIAEAAAVLGSDERSWAMAYRLERRRGSWLGTYTRVL; translated from the coding sequence GTGCCCCCGCTCGACCCTCCGTTCGACGACGAACTGGCCGGGCCTGGCTGGGTCGCCGGGCTCGACGGGCAGCTCGCCCTGCCACTGTCCGTTCCGGTGCCGAGGGTCGGCGGATCCGGGGCCACCGACCGGGCCCCCGCCACACCCGTGGCGCCCGCGGCCCTGCCACCGGAGGCGTTGGCCACCGCCTCGGCGGAGGCACGACAGGCGGCCTACCGGTTCCTGAGCACCGCTCTGGAGATCCTGAACGGCTACCGACCGGCCGCCCACGTCCGGCCCCTGTCGGTCGGCGCCGACGCGACCGCGATCACCGAGCAGCTCGTCGCCGCCACCCGGCGACTGGGCGAGCACCGCCGCCAGCGCCCGGCCGTACGCCCACCCGGGGCGGGCGCGGGGCACGTGGCCGTACGCCTGCGGCTGCTGCGGGTCTCCGAACCACACCAGGGGATCGCCGAGGCCGCCGCCGTACTCGGGTCGGACGAACGGAGCTGGGCGATGGCGTACCGGCTGGAACGGCGGCGGGGGAGCTGGCTCGGCACCTACACGCGGGTGCTCTGA
- the secA gene encoding preprotein translocase subunit SecA — protein sequence MSILEKFLRAGEGRMVRRLKAVANAINSIEDDYVDLTDEELRALTEQYRQRIADGESLDDLLPEAFATAREAAARVLGQRHYDVQVMGGAALHFGNIAEMKTGEGKTLTSVLPAYLNALSGKGVHIVTVNDYLAERDAAWMGRVHEFLGLTVGVILPNRPASEHRAAYAADITYGTNNEFGFDYLRDNMSWSQEELVQRGHNFAIVDEVDSILIDEARTPLIISGPAEHSARWYGEFAGVVARLQSGKDGEGDYEVDYAKRTIAVTEKGVGKVEDRLGIDNLYESVNTPLVGYLNNAIKAKELFKKDKDYIVSDGEVLIVDEFTGRILHGRRYNEGMHQAIEAKEGVEIKQENQTLATVTLQNYFRLYSKLSGMTGTAQTEAGEFQKVYNVGVVSIPTHRAMVRMDKPDVIYKTEKAKFNAVVEDIAERHAGGQPVLVGTVSVENSEILSQLLRRRGIPHAVLNAKFHAREAEIIAQAGRKGGVTVATNMAGRGTDILLGGNPEYLAANELRQRGLDPVEHEEEYAKAMEEILPRWKQACDDEADEVTDAGGLYVLGTERHESRRIDNQLRGRAGRQGDPGESRFYLSLQDELMRRFRAGAVEAVMERFNIPEDVPIESKMVTRQIKSAQAQIEGQNAEVRKDVLKYDDVMNKQRQVVYAERLRVLNGEDLSDQVQHMIEDTVTAYVTGATADGYAEDWDLDQLWSSLKQLYPVGVTVDDLIDEAGGERNNLDADFLLAKVREDAQAAYARREEELGSEAMRQLERMVLLQVIDRKWREHLYEMDYLREGINLRAYAQRDPVVEYQREGFDMFATMMDGIKEETVGFLFNLEVQVEQETPPAAAEVVLDQAPVEIRAKGLARAPRRQGLQYSAPTIDGEAGAGGVVLERQEPQPQAPALGVGRQGPPPPSAARRTPAPGQSVGGEGPSRNAPCPCGSGRKYKRCHGSPTGS from the coding sequence GTGTCGATTCTCGAAAAGTTCCTCCGCGCCGGCGAAGGCCGCATGGTGCGGCGGCTGAAGGCCGTCGCCAATGCCATCAACTCGATCGAGGACGACTATGTCGATCTCACCGACGAGGAGCTGCGCGCCCTGACCGAGCAGTACCGCCAGCGGATCGCCGATGGCGAGTCCCTCGACGACCTGCTGCCGGAGGCCTTCGCCACCGCCCGCGAGGCCGCCGCCCGGGTGCTCGGCCAGCGCCACTACGACGTCCAGGTGATGGGTGGTGCCGCGCTTCACTTCGGCAACATCGCCGAGATGAAGACCGGTGAGGGCAAGACCCTCACCTCGGTCCTGCCGGCGTACCTGAACGCGCTGTCGGGCAAGGGCGTGCACATCGTCACCGTCAACGACTACCTCGCCGAACGTGACGCGGCCTGGATGGGGCGGGTGCACGAGTTCCTCGGCTTGACCGTGGGCGTGATCCTGCCGAACCGGCCGGCCAGCGAGCACCGGGCGGCGTACGCGGCCGACATCACGTACGGCACCAACAACGAGTTCGGCTTCGACTACCTGCGGGACAACATGTCCTGGTCGCAGGAGGAGCTGGTCCAGCGCGGGCACAACTTCGCGATCGTCGACGAGGTCGACTCGATCCTGATCGACGAGGCCCGTACCCCGTTGATCATCTCCGGCCCGGCCGAGCACTCGGCCCGCTGGTACGGCGAGTTCGCCGGCGTGGTGGCGCGGCTCCAGTCCGGCAAGGACGGCGAGGGCGACTACGAGGTCGACTACGCCAAGCGGACCATCGCGGTCACCGAGAAGGGCGTGGGCAAGGTCGAGGACCGGCTCGGCATCGACAACCTGTACGAGTCGGTGAACACCCCGCTGGTCGGTTACCTGAACAACGCGATCAAGGCCAAGGAGCTCTTCAAGAAGGACAAGGACTACATCGTCAGCGATGGCGAGGTCCTGATCGTCGACGAGTTCACCGGTCGCATCCTGCACGGTCGCCGTTACAACGAGGGCATGCACCAGGCCATCGAGGCGAAGGAAGGCGTGGAGATCAAGCAGGAGAACCAGACTCTTGCCACGGTCACCCTGCAGAACTACTTCCGCCTCTACTCCAAGCTGTCCGGTATGACCGGTACCGCCCAGACCGAGGCCGGCGAGTTCCAGAAGGTCTACAACGTCGGCGTCGTGTCCATCCCGACCCACCGCGCGATGGTCCGGATGGACAAGCCCGACGTCATCTACAAGACCGAGAAGGCCAAGTTCAACGCGGTCGTGGAGGACATCGCCGAGCGGCACGCGGGCGGCCAGCCGGTGCTGGTCGGCACGGTCTCGGTGGAGAACTCCGAGATCCTGTCGCAGCTCCTGCGCCGCCGGGGCATCCCGCACGCGGTGCTGAACGCCAAGTTCCACGCCCGGGAAGCCGAGATCATCGCGCAGGCCGGGCGCAAGGGCGGGGTCACCGTCGCGACCAACATGGCCGGCCGTGGTACCGACATCCTGCTCGGCGGCAACCCGGAGTACCTCGCCGCCAACGAGCTGCGCCAGCGCGGGCTCGACCCGGTGGAGCACGAGGAGGAGTACGCCAAGGCGATGGAGGAGATCCTCCCGCGCTGGAAGCAGGCGTGCGACGACGAGGCCGACGAGGTCACCGACGCCGGTGGCCTGTACGTCCTCGGCACCGAGCGGCACGAGTCCCGCCGGATCGACAACCAGCTGCGTGGTCGTGCCGGCCGGCAGGGTGACCCGGGTGAGTCCCGGTTCTACCTCTCCCTCCAGGACGAGCTGATGCGGCGCTTCCGGGCCGGCGCGGTCGAGGCGGTGATGGAGCGCTTCAACATCCCCGAGGACGTGCCGATCGAGTCGAAGATGGTCACCCGGCAGATCAAGAGCGCCCAGGCCCAGATCGAGGGCCAGAACGCCGAGGTCCGCAAGGACGTCCTGAAGTACGACGACGTGATGAACAAGCAGCGCCAGGTGGTCTACGCCGAGCGGCTGCGGGTGCTCAACGGCGAGGACCTGAGTGACCAGGTCCAGCACATGATCGAGGACACCGTCACCGCGTACGTGACCGGGGCGACCGCCGACGGCTACGCCGAGGACTGGGACCTCGACCAGCTCTGGTCCAGCCTGAAGCAGCTCTACCCGGTCGGCGTTACGGTCGACGACCTGATCGACGAGGCCGGTGGCGAGCGCAACAACCTCGACGCCGACTTCCTGCTCGCCAAGGTCCGGGAGGACGCGCAGGCCGCGTACGCCCGGCGCGAGGAGGAGTTGGGCAGCGAGGCGATGCGCCAGCTCGAGCGGATGGTGCTGCTCCAGGTCATCGACCGGAAGTGGCGCGAGCACCTCTACGAGATGGACTACCTGCGCGAGGGCATCAACCTGCGGGCCTACGCCCAGCGTGACCCGGTGGTGGAGTACCAGCGCGAGGGCTTCGACATGTTCGCCACCATGATGGACGGCATCAAGGAGGAGACGGTCGGCTTCCTGTTCAACCTGGAGGTCCAGGTCGAGCAGGAGACCCCGCCGGCCGCCGCCGAGGTCGTGCTCGACCAGGCGCCGGTGGAGATCCGGGCGAAGGGCCTGGCCCGGGCGCCGCGCCGGCAGGGTCTGCAGTACTCCGCGCCGACCATCGACGGTGAGGCGGGCGCCGGTGGTGTGGTCCTGGAACGCCAGGAGCCGCAGCCGCAGGCACCGGCCCTCGGGGTCGGACGCCAGGGTCCGCCGCCGCCCTCGGCGGCGCGGCGTACGCCGGCACCGGGTCAGTCGGTCGGCGGCGAGGGTCCGTCCCGTAACGCCCCCTGCCCGTGTGGCTCCGGCCGCAAGTACAAGCGCTGCCACGGCTCCCCGACGGGTTCCTGA
- a CDS encoding GNAT family N-acetyltransferase has protein sequence MADVKPVEIIEGGLLLRPWNPADASAVHRACQDPDIRRWTTVPAPYLPEHAKGFVGGSAPAAWEAGTGAPFAVCDAATGELLGSCGLVTIDQSLRSGEVGYWTAPWARGRAVAVRATRAVARWAFRDLGLRRVIWQAEVGNHASRLVALRAGFRVEGELRLAQPHPRGGSDGWIGSLLPEDLPEPDTDPTGTGGPAGPGSLVARRAAVFGRPQPVLFATTADGEIRLRRPEERDLDAMVTACRDPWALRWLSLPDPYQRSDAEFFTHRHTALRWGRGDGAVFVIADPEDNFAGTMELRLNGNDPGVADVGYLVAPHARGRGYCPRALAAVCAWGLSSLALARIEWRAHVGNDASRRAAEKVGFVVEGISRQGIPHRGGRVDVWVGALLAEDGVVPGRAGAGTA, from the coding sequence ATGGCCGACGTGAAGCCCGTGGAGATCATCGAGGGCGGCCTACTGCTCCGCCCCTGGAATCCGGCGGACGCGAGCGCCGTACACCGGGCCTGCCAGGATCCGGACATCCGGCGCTGGACCACTGTTCCCGCCCCCTACCTGCCAGAACACGCGAAGGGATTCGTCGGCGGCAGCGCACCGGCGGCCTGGGAGGCGGGCACCGGCGCCCCGTTCGCGGTCTGCGACGCCGCCACCGGCGAACTGCTCGGCTCCTGCGGCCTGGTGACGATCGACCAGAGCCTGCGGTCGGGTGAGGTGGGCTACTGGACCGCCCCCTGGGCCCGGGGTCGCGCCGTCGCCGTCCGGGCCACCCGCGCCGTCGCCCGATGGGCGTTCCGGGACCTCGGCCTGCGCCGGGTGATCTGGCAGGCCGAGGTGGGCAACCACGCCTCCCGGCTGGTCGCGCTCCGGGCCGGGTTCCGGGTCGAGGGTGAACTCCGGCTGGCGCAGCCACATCCCCGGGGCGGTTCCGACGGCTGGATCGGTTCGCTGCTCCCGGAGGACCTGCCCGAGCCGGACACCGACCCGACCGGAACCGGTGGGCCGGCCGGACCGGGCTCGCTCGTGGCCCGCCGGGCCGCGGTCTTCGGCCGCCCGCAACCGGTGCTGTTCGCCACCACTGCGGACGGGGAGATCCGGCTGCGCCGGCCGGAGGAACGCGACCTGGACGCGATGGTCACCGCCTGCCGCGACCCGTGGGCGCTGCGCTGGCTGAGCCTGCCGGACCCGTACCAGCGCTCGGACGCGGAGTTCTTCACCCACCGGCACACCGCCCTGCGCTGGGGACGCGGCGACGGGGCGGTGTTCGTCATCGCCGACCCGGAGGACAACTTCGCCGGCACCATGGAGCTACGCCTGAACGGCAACGACCCCGGCGTGGCCGACGTCGGTTACCTGGTCGCACCGCACGCCCGGGGGCGCGGCTACTGCCCCCGGGCACTCGCCGCCGTCTGCGCCTGGGGTCTCAGCAGCCTCGCCCTCGCCCGGATCGAATGGCGGGCCCACGTCGGCAACGACGCCTCCCGGCGGGCCGCCGAGAAGGTCGGCTTCGTGGTGGAGGGCATCAGCCGGCAGGGCATCCCGCACCGGGGTGGCCGGGTGGACGTCTGGGTCGGCGCGCTGCTGGCGGAGGACGGCGTCGTACCTGGCCGGGCCGGCGCGGGCACGGCGTGA
- a CDS encoding GNAT family N-acetyltransferase: MNRETIEAPGVRLRLFRDADLEDLMVGCNDPLTRRFLPHLPGPYTAADAHWWISDGTAAVWARGGAAYAIADPATDRLLGGIGIDQVAPARGQGEIGYWVTPRARGRGVATAATTLLAGRALTHGFARLELLTDPENVASQRVALGSGFSREGIRRGAGNAPDGSRHDLVAWARLADDPPGPAARLLPDLPGGLLTDGVVTLRPLTAADTEFVHRLRSLPEMVATSVPPVAPERAEVADRCARAPGQWLAGERADLVILDTATGTPAGEIGLYYQEPQTGQAMIGYGMGPEWRGRGYPTRAARLVARWAFEDAGIERLIAGAAPDNPGSRRVLEKAGFRQEGELRGRLPGPAGRRLDDVLYGMLPQDLRR, encoded by the coding sequence GTGAACCGGGAGACCATCGAGGCGCCCGGCGTACGGCTGCGACTGTTCCGCGACGCCGACCTCGAAGACCTGATGGTGGGCTGCAACGACCCGCTGACCCGACGGTTCCTCCCGCACCTGCCCGGCCCGTACACCGCCGCCGACGCCCACTGGTGGATCAGCGACGGTACGGCGGCGGTCTGGGCCCGAGGCGGTGCGGCGTACGCGATCGCCGACCCGGCCACCGACCGCCTCCTCGGCGGAATCGGCATCGACCAGGTCGCACCCGCGCGGGGTCAGGGCGAGATCGGCTACTGGGTGACGCCCCGCGCCCGTGGTCGCGGGGTGGCCACCGCCGCCACCACCCTGCTGGCCGGGCGGGCTCTGACCCACGGCTTCGCCCGGCTGGAACTGCTCACCGACCCGGAGAACGTGGCGAGCCAGCGGGTGGCCCTGGGCAGCGGGTTCAGCCGCGAGGGGATCCGGCGCGGCGCCGGGAACGCCCCCGACGGCAGCCGGCACGACCTGGTGGCCTGGGCCCGGCTGGCGGACGATCCGCCCGGTCCGGCGGCCCGGCTCCTGCCGGACCTCCCCGGCGGGCTGCTGACCGACGGCGTGGTCACGCTCCGCCCGCTGACCGCGGCCGACACGGAGTTCGTGCACCGGCTGCGGAGCCTGCCGGAGATGGTCGCGACCAGCGTGCCGCCGGTCGCACCGGAGCGCGCCGAGGTGGCGGACCGGTGTGCCCGCGCACCGGGCCAGTGGCTGGCCGGCGAACGCGCCGACCTGGTCATCCTGGACACCGCCACCGGTACGCCGGCCGGCGAGATCGGGCTCTACTACCAGGAACCGCAGACCGGCCAGGCCATGATCGGGTACGGCATGGGCCCGGAATGGCGGGGCCGGGGTTACCCGACCCGCGCCGCCCGGCTGGTGGCCCGGTGGGCGTTCGAGGACGCCGGGATCGAGCGGTTGATCGCCGGCGCCGCACCGGACAATCCCGGCTCCCGGCGGGTGTTGGAGAAGGCCGGTTTCCGGCAGGAGGGTGAGCTACGGGGCCGGCTGCCCGGTCCCGCCGGACGGCGGCTGGACGACGTGCTCTACGGAATGCTGCCGCAGGACCTGCGCCGCTGA
- the hpf gene encoding ribosome hibernation-promoting factor, HPF/YfiA family, translated as MDVVVKGRNVEVPEHYRVHVADKLAKIERYDHKLIRVDVELSHERNPRQADNCQRVEITCVSRGPVVRAEACAKDFYSALDVAIAKLDTRLRRAADRRRVHRGRHAPISVAAATAGLPVADLGDSAVATLTADPDLRDEPESTEDPYGYGYEEHEPGHIARAKLHPAEPMTVDDALFQMELVGHDFYLFLDKETGRSSVVYRRKGYDYGLIALTE; from the coding sequence ATGGATGTCGTGGTCAAGGGCCGTAACGTCGAAGTCCCGGAGCATTACCGGGTTCATGTAGCCGACAAGCTCGCGAAGATCGAGCGCTACGATCACAAGCTCATTCGAGTCGACGTCGAGCTGTCCCACGAACGCAATCCGCGACAGGCTGACAACTGTCAGCGAGTAGAGATAACCTGCGTCTCTCGCGGACCCGTCGTGCGCGCCGAGGCGTGCGCCAAAGACTTCTACAGCGCCCTGGATGTGGCGATAGCCAAGCTCGACACCCGGCTGCGCCGGGCTGCCGACCGCCGCCGGGTGCACCGTGGCCGGCATGCGCCGATCTCCGTCGCCGCCGCGACGGCCGGCCTGCCAGTGGCCGACCTCGGCGACTCCGCCGTGGCCACCCTGACCGCCGACCCGGACCTCCGGGACGAGCCGGAGTCCACCGAGGACCCGTACGGCTACGGCTACGAGGAGCACGAGCCGGGCCACATCGCCCGGGCGAAACTGCACCCGGCCGAGCCGATGACCGTCGACGACGCGCTGTTCCAGATGGAACTCGTCGGGCACGACTTCTACCTGTTCCTGGACAAGGAAACCGGACGGTCCAGCGTCGTCTACCGGCGCAAGGGCTACGACTACGGGCTCATCGCGCTCACCGAGTAG
- a CDS encoding ComF family protein yields MTGVWAELADLVLPAECAGCRVTRTELRHGVCPRCAGALQALRPAPVRPTPAPPGLPACVALGAYGGELREMLLAYKERGRHSLARPLGRLLAEVVAEAAGAPRPVLLIPVPTTAVAIRARHGDHLRRLARHAGQRLRAAGWPVALGAPLRALPRPDSATLDTAGRAAAARHAFAVRAGRLPAVRRSGAGRFVVVLDDIVTTGVTLAAVSGSLRAAGLRVDAAAVLAATSRRGRR; encoded by the coding sequence GTGACCGGAGTCTGGGCCGAGCTGGCCGATCTGGTGCTGCCGGCCGAGTGCGCCGGTTGCCGGGTCACCCGGACCGAGTTGCGGCACGGTGTCTGCCCGCGCTGTGCCGGTGCGCTCCAGGCGCTGCGTCCCGCACCGGTACGCCCCACCCCGGCACCACCGGGACTGCCCGCCTGCGTGGCGCTCGGGGCGTACGGGGGAGAGCTGCGGGAGATGCTGCTGGCGTACAAGGAACGGGGTCGGCACTCGTTGGCCCGGCCGTTGGGGCGGTTGCTCGCCGAGGTGGTCGCGGAGGCCGCCGGCGCACCGCGACCGGTGCTGCTGATCCCGGTGCCGACGACCGCGGTGGCGATTCGCGCGCGGCACGGTGACCACCTGCGCCGGCTGGCCCGGCACGCCGGTCAGCGGTTGCGGGCGGCGGGTTGGCCGGTCGCGCTGGGGGCGCCGCTGCGGGCTCTGCCCCGACCGGACTCCGCCACGCTGGACACCGCCGGTCGGGCGGCGGCGGCCCGGCACGCCTTCGCCGTACGGGCGGGACGCCTGCCGGCGGTACGCCGCAGCGGCGCCGGCCGGTTCGTGGTCGTGCTCGACGACATCGTCACGACCGGGGTGACCCTGGCCGCGGTGAGCGGCTCGCTGCGGGCGGCCGGGCTGCGGGTGGATGCCGCGGCGGTACTCGCGGCAACGAGTCGACGGGGTCGGCGGTAA
- a CDS encoding LpqB family beta-propeller domain-containing protein, which produces MSRRNLPAATVALLLCVGLVGCGIPGETEVRVDGKGPESGQDSGGGSTQRLPQRLDSEVPEQVAANYLTAAAGGETDEIYQRVNSYIPEGSGKLKLKVGGEPAINLVRLIGRPQVKGDPARSGSWLVTMQVQQVGVLRMNGTIGEPELTERTYVFRIGPAPVVDGAAPPTGGMWVIDPPPVLLMSTGALDAYYSPRTIYFWNAGRTVLVPDVRYLPLSVPRESQATELLGWLIGGPAPWLSPAAVPLPEGTSRIGNAPTSGGRLEVNLSVPASEVTNDVDLDRLFTQLAWSLLPPNPQGMGGDDGELELKIQSQRRKVAAVDGYRRVNPPYPLTGTATRFCVSEGAVHQLRDGDEAIEPVPIVPEQNRDVHSAALTRDGNQVGAALVTPDGERWRLRVASGAEPLQTFALSDPYPSMERPIWLKGVDPRAPIGLVVADGNLHRFDSNARLVRIALPGVTGRVTGVGAALDGHRIAVVAGGAVYVAALSTDGGTVTVGRARRLDTSLTTVTAVDWSGESRLALAGAQSDRRSVIENISADGVLETGLVDDTRGDVLHLAAYPDNPLSRTQLGVMYETNGAASAADRLIGRDQVVPNPGPTPSVSASSKPSAPFFRY; this is translated from the coding sequence ATGAGTCGGAGGAATCTACCCGCCGCGACGGTGGCCCTGCTGCTCTGCGTCGGGCTGGTCGGCTGCGGCATCCCCGGCGAGACCGAGGTACGGGTCGACGGCAAGGGACCGGAGTCCGGGCAGGACTCGGGCGGCGGTTCCACCCAGCGGCTGCCGCAGCGGCTGGACAGCGAGGTTCCCGAGCAGGTCGCGGCGAACTACCTGACGGCCGCGGCCGGGGGCGAGACCGACGAGATCTACCAGCGGGTGAACAGCTACATCCCCGAAGGCAGCGGCAAGCTCAAACTCAAGGTCGGCGGCGAACCGGCGATCAACCTGGTCCGGCTGATCGGCCGACCGCAGGTGAAGGGCGATCCCGCTCGCAGCGGTAGCTGGCTGGTCACCATGCAGGTGCAGCAGGTCGGCGTACTGCGGATGAACGGAACGATCGGCGAGCCGGAGCTGACCGAACGCACCTACGTCTTCCGGATCGGTCCGGCGCCCGTCGTCGACGGCGCGGCGCCGCCCACGGGCGGGATGTGGGTGATCGACCCGCCGCCGGTACTGCTGATGAGCACCGGTGCGCTGGACGCGTACTACAGCCCGCGCACGATCTACTTCTGGAACGCCGGCCGGACCGTGCTGGTGCCCGACGTGCGCTACCTGCCGCTGTCCGTGCCGAGGGAGTCGCAGGCCACCGAACTGCTCGGCTGGCTCATCGGTGGCCCGGCACCGTGGCTGTCGCCGGCCGCCGTACCGCTGCCGGAGGGGACCAGCCGGATCGGCAACGCGCCGACGTCCGGCGGCCGGCTGGAGGTCAACCTCTCCGTGCCGGCCAGCGAGGTGACCAACGACGTCGACCTGGACCGTCTCTTCACCCAGCTCGCCTGGTCGCTGCTGCCGCCGAATCCGCAGGGCATGGGCGGCGACGACGGTGAGCTGGAGTTGAAGATCCAGAGCCAACGGCGGAAGGTGGCCGCCGTCGACGGCTACCGGCGGGTCAACCCGCCCTACCCCCTGACCGGCACCGCCACCCGCTTCTGTGTGTCCGAGGGGGCGGTGCACCAGCTGCGGGACGGGGACGAGGCGATCGAGCCGGTCCCGATCGTGCCGGAGCAGAACCGCGACGTGCACTCCGCCGCGCTGACGCGGGACGGCAACCAGGTCGGGGCGGCGCTCGTCACCCCGGACGGGGAGCGGTGGCGGCTGCGGGTGGCCAGCGGCGCCGAACCGTTGCAGACCTTCGCCCTCAGCGACCCGTACCCGAGCATGGAACGGCCGATCTGGCTGAAGGGCGTCGACCCGCGGGCGCCGATCGGGTTGGTCGTCGCGGACGGGAACCTCCACCGATTCGACTCCAACGCGCGGCTGGTCAGGATCGCGCTGCCGGGGGTCACCGGCCGGGTGACCGGGGTCGGCGCGGCACTGGACGGGCACCGGATCGCGGTGGTCGCCGGCGGCGCCGTCTACGTCGCGGCGCTGAGCACCGACGGCGGTACGGTCACCGTCGGCCGGGCCCGCCGGTTGGACACCTCCCTGACCACGGTGACGGCGGTCGACTGGAGCGGGGAGAGCCGGCTCGCGCTGGCCGGTGCCCAGTCGGACCGGCGGTCGGTGATCGAGAACATCAGTGCGGACGGGGTGCTGGAGACCGGGCTGGTGGACGACACCCGCGGTGACGTCCTGCACCTGGCCGCGTACCCCGACAATCCGCTCAGCCGTACGCAGCTCGGCGTGATGTACGAGACCAACGGCGCCGCCTCGGCGGCGGACCGGCTGATCGGCCGGGACCAGGTGGTACCGAACCCCGGCCCGACGCCCTCGGTCAGCGCGTCGAGCAAACCGAGCGCGCCGTTTTTCCGTTACTGA